The Pirellulimonas nuda genome includes a region encoding these proteins:
- the der gene encoding ribosome biogenesis GTPase Der, producing the protein MGIPQVAIVGRPNVGKSSLLNWLAGRRISVVDNNPGITRDRIVYLMEHDDRFFELVDTGGMGHIDTDNLTDDIENQITQAIDVASLIVFVVDTRSGVLPLDQEVARRLRYLKTPILCVANKTDDETFDAAAEEFFRLGHGRPIKVSTLQNRNRSVLLNRILAQLPAADAEGGETDDPEMKVAIVGRRNVGKSTFVNSLVQAERMIVSEIPGTTRDSVDVRFELDDKAFVAIDTPGIRRAQSRDNIDFYGFHRAQRSIRRADVSLLFLDCTERVSKLDKQLADYISQEYKPCIFVVNKWDQLAGTMPTEKWVNYISDTFRTMRYAPIAFITGQTGKNVKALLNHAQMLFKQSRSRVGTGQLNRMLRAAIEEKAPPIYQNRRPKIYYATQVGVQPPTIVLFCSQPAALTPQYQRFLLNRFRDELPFPETPIKLYLRKREASDPRDEIDSQLEARPN; encoded by the coding sequence ATGGGTATCCCTCAGGTTGCTATCGTCGGTCGCCCCAACGTGGGCAAGAGCAGCCTGCTCAACTGGCTGGCGGGGCGGCGTATCTCCGTAGTCGACAACAACCCAGGGATTACGCGCGATCGGATCGTCTACCTGATGGAGCACGACGATCGCTTTTTTGAGCTAGTCGATACCGGCGGCATGGGCCATATCGACACAGACAACCTCACCGACGACATCGAGAACCAGATCACCCAGGCGATCGACGTCGCGTCGCTGATCGTGTTCGTGGTCGACACCCGTTCCGGGGTGTTGCCGCTTGATCAAGAGGTGGCGCGGCGCCTGCGCTACCTCAAGACCCCCATCCTTTGCGTCGCCAACAAGACAGACGACGAAACCTTCGACGCCGCCGCCGAAGAGTTCTTCCGCCTCGGCCACGGCCGGCCGATCAAGGTCAGCACGCTGCAGAACCGCAACCGATCGGTGCTGCTCAACCGCATCCTCGCCCAGCTTCCCGCCGCCGACGCAGAGGGGGGCGAGACCGACGACCCAGAGATGAAGGTCGCTATCGTCGGCCGCCGGAACGTCGGCAAGAGCACCTTCGTCAACTCGCTGGTGCAGGCCGAACGGATGATCGTCAGCGAGATCCCGGGCACCACCCGCGACAGTGTCGACGTGCGTTTCGAACTCGATGACAAGGCGTTCGTCGCCATCGACACCCCCGGCATCCGCCGCGCCCAGAGCCGCGACAACATCGACTTCTACGGCTTCCACCGCGCCCAGCGCAGCATCCGCCGCGCAGACGTGTCGCTGCTGTTCCTCGACTGCACGGAACGCGTCAGCAAGCTCGACAAGCAGCTAGCCGACTACATCTCGCAGGAGTACAAGCCCTGCATCTTCGTGGTGAACAAGTGGGATCAGCTCGCCGGCACGATGCCGACCGAGAAGTGGGTAAACTATATCTCCGACACATTCCGCACCATGCGGTACGCCCCGATCGCGTTCATCACCGGCCAGACCGGCAAGAACGTCAAGGCGCTGCTCAACCACGCCCAGATGCTGTTCAAGCAGTCCCGCTCGCGGGTGGGCACGGGCCAGCTAAACCGCATGCTGCGTGCGGCCATCGAAGAGAAGGCGCCGCCGATCTACCAGAACCGCCGCCCCAAGATCTACTACGCCACCCAGGTGGGCGTGCAACCCCCCACGATCGTGCTGTTCTGCAGCCAGCCCGCCGCGCTCACGCCGCAGTACCAGCGCTTCCTGCTGAACCGCTTCCGCGACGAGCTGCCCTTCCCAGAAACGCCGATCAAGCTCTACCTGCGCAAACGCGAAGCCAGCGACCCCCGGGACGAGATCGATTCGCAGCTTGAGGCGCGACCGAATTAG
- a CDS encoding tyrosine-type recombinase/integrase: MARSPSVPAYSLHKPSGRAVVKVKQRSIYLGEYGSPESRQAYARIAADLMAGCEPTPPQQPGGTLPVRAVTIGEVVNAYARYASGYYRKSGKATSEIAIIDAALRHLGPYRDLPAAAFRVTDMRATQERMASAGLARPTVNKYQNRIVRVFKWAAVEELIPAAVAQALVLLPGLRRGRTTASEPAPILPVDQAVVDATLLELLPAVATMVRLQLKTGMRPGEVVLLRPCDLDRTGEVWLYRPSTHKCEHHGTGRIVFLNAASQTLLTPYLFRTPTEYCFRPERWSPKPVAQRRYDTASYGRSIRRAAERAGVPPWFPNQLRHAFATQVRAAFGLEAAQVLLGHSRADVTQLYAETNAALGAATVRAIE, translated from the coding sequence ATGGCACGCTCTCCCTCTGTCCCCGCGTATTCTCTCCATAAGCCCAGCGGCCGGGCCGTGGTCAAGGTCAAGCAGCGCAGCATCTACTTGGGCGAATACGGCTCTCCGGAGAGCCGCCAAGCCTATGCCCGGATCGCGGCCGATCTGATGGCAGGCTGCGAGCCAACGCCGCCTCAGCAGCCCGGCGGGACTCTCCCGGTCCGCGCGGTGACCATCGGCGAAGTCGTCAATGCGTACGCAAGGTACGCGTCTGGCTACTACCGCAAGAGCGGTAAGGCGACCAGCGAGATCGCAATCATCGACGCGGCACTACGGCATCTTGGTCCCTATCGCGACCTGCCCGCCGCCGCTTTCCGGGTGACCGACATGCGGGCCACTCAAGAGCGGATGGCGAGCGCCGGGCTCGCCCGACCGACCGTGAACAAGTACCAGAACCGCATCGTCCGCGTCTTCAAGTGGGCGGCGGTTGAAGAGCTTATCCCCGCAGCGGTCGCTCAGGCGCTCGTGCTGCTTCCCGGGCTGCGTCGCGGACGCACCACCGCATCCGAGCCCGCCCCAATACTCCCGGTGGACCAGGCCGTTGTTGACGCGACGCTTCTGGAACTGCTGCCGGCCGTTGCGACGATGGTGCGGCTCCAGTTGAAGACGGGCATGCGCCCCGGCGAGGTCGTGCTGCTCCGACCGTGCGACCTCGACCGCACCGGCGAGGTGTGGCTCTACCGACCCTCCACACACAAATGCGAGCACCACGGCACGGGGCGCATAGTCTTCTTGAACGCCGCCAGTCAGACGCTACTCACTCCGTACCTCTTTCGTACGCCGACGGAGTACTGCTTCCGCCCCGAGCGGTGGTCTCCGAAACCCGTGGCCCAACGCCGCTACGATACTGCAAGCTACGGGAGGTCGATTCGTCGCGCCGCCGAGCGTGCGGGCGTACCGCCATGGTTCCCGAATCAGCTGCGGCACGCATTCGCTACGCAGGTCCGCGCGGCCTTTGGGCTTGAGGCAGCGCAGGTGCTGCTGGGACACAGTCGGGCGGATGTCACCCAGCTCTATGCTGAAACTAATGCTGCTCTCGGGGCGGCCACTGTACGCGCGATTGAATGA
- a CDS encoding PIN/TRAM domain-containing protein has product MALIIVRLVFLMVAAGLGVQLIQSEALPKEPAWIPWAAFLGVMALAVGTITADVLVKRKQLDVITSVYVGLIIGLFLTYVIKLALSPVLPKGDSPVAVWTPLLLGMVLCYLCIAVLMQTRDDFRFIIPYVEFAKQVKGLRPLVLDTSVVIDGRIADFVETRVIDSPLIMPQFVIAELQNIADSSDKLRRNRGRRGLDVLNRLRADAHVDLQIFDRELPEFENQQVDQKLVLLAKHLDGKVVTGDYNLNKVARLQNVGVVNLNDIANALKPVFLPGEKIEVRIIKPGEESGQGVGYLDDGTMVVVEGGRDHVGEPIAAQVTSVLQTSAGRMVFARVEGAGDGGRSRRG; this is encoded by the coding sequence ATGGCGCTGATTATCGTAAGGCTCGTCTTCCTGATGGTGGCCGCCGGCCTCGGGGTGCAGCTTATCCAGTCCGAGGCGCTCCCGAAGGAGCCGGCCTGGATCCCCTGGGCGGCCTTCTTGGGGGTCATGGCGCTCGCGGTCGGCACGATCACGGCCGACGTGCTGGTGAAGCGCAAACAGCTCGACGTGATCACCAGCGTCTACGTCGGGCTGATTATCGGGCTGTTTCTTACGTACGTCATCAAGCTGGCCCTGAGCCCCGTGCTGCCCAAGGGGGACTCGCCGGTGGCGGTCTGGACGCCGCTGCTGTTGGGGATGGTTCTGTGCTATCTGTGCATCGCGGTGCTGATGCAGACGCGCGACGACTTCCGCTTCATCATCCCGTACGTCGAGTTCGCCAAGCAGGTGAAGGGGCTGCGTCCCCTGGTGCTCGACACCAGCGTGGTGATCGACGGGCGGATCGCCGATTTCGTGGAGACGCGGGTGATCGATAGCCCGCTGATCATGCCGCAGTTCGTGATCGCCGAGCTGCAGAACATCGCCGACTCGAGCGACAAACTGCGCCGCAACCGCGGCCGCCGCGGGCTCGATGTGCTCAATCGGCTGCGGGCCGACGCGCACGTCGACCTGCAGATCTTCGACCGCGAGCTCCCCGAGTTTGAGAACCAGCAGGTCGACCAGAAGCTGGTGCTGCTGGCCAAACACCTCGACGGCAAGGTGGTCACGGGAGACTACAACCTGAACAAGGTCGCCCGGCTGCAGAACGTCGGCGTCGTGAACCTCAACGACATCGCCAACGCGCTGAAGCCTGTGTTCCTGCCGGGCGAGAAAATCGAGGTGCGGATCATCAAGCCGGGCGAAGAATCGGGCCAGGGTGTCGGCTACCTCGACGACGGCACCATGGTGGTTGTGGAGGGGGGCCGCGACCACGTCGGCGAGCCGATCGCGGCGCAGGTGACCAGCGTGCTGCAGACCAGCGCCGGGCGGATGGTGTTCGCGCGGGTGGAGGGGGCCGGCGATGGCGGGCGTTCGCGACGGGGTTAG
- a CDS encoding transposase: MPRKKPQPAKSGRRVFTPEFKQEAVQMLLDGHKASSVAERLGVSHANVLYRWKRELLAESGPVAGALETRVHELEVELRRVERERDVLKKALIIFGRNE; the protein is encoded by the coding sequence ATGCCACGCAAGAAGCCACAGCCCGCAAAGTCGGGACGCCGCGTATTCACTCCAGAGTTCAAGCAGGAAGCGGTGCAGATGCTGCTGGACGGTCACAAGGCTAGTTCAGTAGCCGAGCGTCTGGGGGTGTCGCACGCCAACGTGCTGTACCGCTGGAAGCGTGAGCTGCTCGCCGAGAGCGGGCCTGTGGCGGGCGCCTTGGAGACGCGTGTCCATGAGCTGGAGGTCGAGCTGCGTCGGGTCGAGCGTGAGCGGGACGTGCTAAAAAAAGCGTTGATTATTTTCGGCCGCAACGAGTAA
- a CDS encoding sulfatase-like hydrolase/transferase, with translation MRTLGWTAFFLGSLFSYLGSASAVGAPNILLILVDDQSWNGTSVRMDPNNPLSKSDYYQTPNLEALAAQGMRFSDAYSAAALCSPTRAALLTGRSPAQVRMTSITVPGYLGEAHDGFALTPEPWAGLEVSQPTLPKQVRAADPNYYTAHVGKWHVYPGATQLGFAKNNSGSAWTPEDPAGAFGWANIAADYMSESVVANKPFFIQLDQFAVHAPIVANPATIAKYQALPPGQIHTDPVYAAFTEDLDTSIGTLLSRIDQLGIADNTYVIYASDNGASAGISNNSPLYSGKNNLWEGGIRVPLIIRGPGISPGTVSHVPTSTADLYSTISELAGNTSLPLGVEGASLTPVLFNNG, from the coding sequence ATGCGGACACTCGGCTGGACGGCCTTCTTTCTCGGCTCTCTCTTCTCCTACTTGGGAAGCGCATCGGCAGTAGGCGCGCCGAATATCTTGCTGATCTTGGTCGACGACCAGTCGTGGAACGGCACGTCGGTAAGGATGGACCCCAATAACCCACTCTCAAAGAGCGACTACTATCAAACACCCAACCTCGAAGCGTTAGCGGCGCAGGGGATGCGTTTCAGCGACGCCTACTCCGCAGCGGCACTCTGTTCGCCAACTCGGGCGGCGCTGCTCACTGGTAGGAGCCCGGCTCAGGTGCGGATGACGTCCATCACGGTGCCGGGGTATCTGGGAGAGGCGCACGACGGTTTCGCATTGACCCCTGAACCCTGGGCTGGACTTGAGGTGAGCCAGCCAACACTGCCAAAGCAGGTGCGGGCGGCAGACCCGAACTACTACACCGCCCACGTGGGGAAATGGCACGTCTACCCGGGGGCGACTCAGCTAGGATTCGCTAAGAACAATTCCGGGAGCGCGTGGACTCCAGAAGACCCCGCCGGCGCCTTCGGCTGGGCGAACATCGCGGCTGACTACATGTCCGAAAGCGTGGTCGCCAATAAGCCATTCTTCATTCAGCTCGACCAGTTCGCGGTGCACGCTCCGATCGTTGCCAACCCAGCCACGATCGCGAAGTACCAGGCCCTGCCGCCCGGTCAGATCCACACAGACCCGGTGTACGCTGCGTTCACCGAGGACCTGGACACGAGCATCGGCACTCTGCTGAGCCGCATCGATCAACTCGGCATCGCCGACAACACGTATGTTATTTACGCGTCAGACAATGGCGCCTCGGCGGGCATTTCAAACAATTCACCGCTCTACAGCGGAAAGAACAATCTGTGGGAGGGCGGAATACGCGTACCGCTCATTATCCGCGGACCGGGGATCTCGCCTGGTACGGTGAGCCATGTGCCCACCTCCACCGCCGACCTCTACTCCACAATAAGCGAACTAGCGGGAAACACTTCTCTCCCACTTGGTGTCGAGGGAGCCAGTTTGACCCCGGTGCTATTCAACAACGGCTGA
- a CDS encoding LamG-like jellyroll fold domain-containing protein, which yields MLGLLRNWLQSTDAILAYDVSVPIHLDWNADHPGNNTTLWGAPPEITRWRSQTNVDDYQREHWVTAGWSGANTPRVALESQPHQPGLGSQAFRFTPNNLMVTASFHVGDSGDSFVGNLLPASKIDHDRSATFELWVKFKDLAAEQTLFESGHTTEGLSLTVGDADANGRFNDLRFRALGDDGQSLTTTVALDQFVNPTSEFIHIVGVINDSPTDRYTAVYVNGALLGRTNGVLGAAGSIDWDGYINQGDALATIGKVAAANLGGNSGPAGTRPFSGGGLSADLSQIHFRNYALSDAEVRGEYNLRLAPVGWGVLAAGGNAFLATERPSDVSRDVFETGGSMTVLHERLDTLKTTLAVDLKPTAGGSYAINGTALPGGNLSQGQKVSSYLIHFDALASAATGVVEGSFTFAAPVLGLLVSDASLTATDKVLGAIGRYSLSGKGLAIDDLATISLSSDLRTLTVSMTATASDFFELRVLTAAPGLIPGDFDGNGMVDQADYLLWKRDFGTSSYLADGNGDGVVNSADYTVWRDHLGQSVPGSAAAALASAAVPEPGSLVLLALALGGLRLAAVARFRGVAPGAA from the coding sequence ATGCTAGGATTGCTCCGGAACTGGCTGCAGTCAACCGACGCGATACTAGCCTACGACGTGAGCGTTCCGATCCATCTAGATTGGAACGCGGACCACCCCGGCAACAACACCACGCTTTGGGGTGCGCCCCCGGAGATCACGCGTTGGCGATCCCAGACCAACGTTGACGATTACCAGCGAGAACACTGGGTGACCGCCGGGTGGTCAGGCGCCAACACTCCCCGCGTTGCACTGGAATCCCAACCGCACCAACCAGGGCTAGGTTCGCAGGCTTTTCGCTTCACGCCGAACAACCTAATGGTCACGGCGTCGTTCCACGTTGGAGACTCCGGGGACTCCTTCGTGGGCAACCTGCTCCCCGCATCCAAAATCGATCACGACCGTTCTGCGACCTTCGAACTGTGGGTGAAGTTTAAGGACTTGGCGGCAGAGCAAACGCTGTTCGAATCAGGCCATACCACTGAAGGGCTGTCTCTAACGGTCGGCGATGCCGACGCGAACGGACGATTCAACGACCTGCGCTTCCGCGCCCTGGGAGACGACGGACAATCGCTCACCACGACCGTGGCGCTCGACCAGTTCGTCAATCCAACGAGCGAGTTTATCCATATTGTCGGTGTGATCAACGACTCGCCAACGGACCGCTACACCGCTGTGTACGTCAACGGTGCACTCCTCGGTCGGACGAACGGCGTGCTCGGCGCCGCCGGCAGCATCGACTGGGACGGCTACATTAACCAGGGGGACGCGCTAGCCACCATCGGCAAGGTGGCCGCTGCCAATCTAGGCGGCAACAGCGGGCCCGCCGGCACGCGGCCGTTCTCTGGCGGCGGGCTTTCGGCGGACCTCAGCCAGATCCACTTCCGCAATTACGCCCTCTCCGACGCCGAGGTCCGCGGCGAATACAACCTCCGCCTGGCGCCGGTTGGGTGGGGCGTTCTAGCGGCAGGGGGGAACGCGTTTCTGGCTACCGAACGGCCCTCCGACGTGTCACGCGACGTTTTTGAGACCGGCGGCAGCATGACTGTGCTGCACGAGCGGCTCGATACGCTGAAGACTACTTTGGCGGTCGACCTAAAGCCCACGGCGGGCGGCTCTTACGCGATCAATGGAACCGCACTCCCCGGCGGCAATCTATCGCAGGGACAGAAGGTTTCCAGCTACTTGATCCACTTTGACGCACTGGCGAGCGCTGCAACCGGAGTCGTCGAAGGCTCCTTCACGTTCGCCGCGCCTGTGCTCGGGCTCTTGGTGTCTGACGCTTCGCTGACCGCCACCGACAAAGTACTGGGGGCTATTGGCCGCTACAGCCTCTCCGGGAAGGGGCTCGCGATCGACGACCTGGCGACGATTTCTCTCTCCTCCGATCTGCGGACGCTCACCGTGAGCATGACGGCGACCGCCAGCGACTTCTTTGAGTTGCGGGTGCTCACCGCGGCGCCCGGCCTGATCCCTGGGGACTTTGATGGAAACGGGATGGTCGATCAGGCGGATTACCTGCTCTGGAAACGCGACTTCGGCACAAGTTCCTACCTGGCCGATGGCAACGGCGACGGGGTCGTCAACTCCGCGGACTACACGGTCTGGCGCGACCACTTGGGGCAGTCTGTTCCCGGAAGCGCCGCCGCCGCCCTGGCATCGGCGGCTGTTCCTGAGCCGGGCTCACTCGTCCTGCTGGCGCTGGCTCTCGGCGGACTGCGACTGGCTGCTGTCGCACGTTTCCGCGGCGTGGCGCCGGGGGCGGCCTGA
- a CDS encoding IS3 family transposase: MEAIVAINAASVQEACGILGVSRSAYYAWRRAEPTTRDEQDSELLPLVRTVFQKHSRRYGARRIAAELSDMGHACGRRRVAKLLEMQGLRAIQPKSYKPRTTESRHRLGYSPNLLLEAEQPTSINQLWVGDITYVPIVGGVFSYLATLMDRFSRRIVGWELGQDMTEQLVLAALTAAIRSRGPGAGLIHHTDRGGQYAGAEYRAVLRRAEMRQSMSRAGDCYDNAFMESCFGTFKTELEMTEYQDHAEARGEIASYVAYYNLERKHSALSYLSPHQFENIKRPAN; this comes from the coding sequence ATGGAAGCGATCGTCGCTATCAACGCCGCGTCGGTGCAGGAGGCCTGCGGCATCTTGGGCGTGAGCCGCAGCGCGTACTACGCTTGGCGTCGGGCCGAGCCGACAACACGTGACGAGCAGGACTCGGAACTGCTGCCCTTGGTGCGTACGGTCTTCCAGAAGCACAGCCGCCGCTACGGGGCGCGTCGGATCGCCGCGGAGCTCAGCGACATGGGCCACGCGTGCGGCCGGCGTCGCGTCGCGAAGCTACTGGAGATGCAGGGCCTGCGGGCAATCCAGCCGAAGTCCTACAAGCCCCGCACCACCGAGAGCCGCCACCGCTTGGGCTACAGCCCCAACCTACTCTTGGAGGCCGAGCAGCCAACGAGCATCAACCAACTATGGGTGGGAGATATTACCTACGTGCCGATCGTCGGCGGGGTGTTCAGCTACCTGGCGACACTGATGGACCGTTTTTCGCGGCGCATCGTCGGCTGGGAGCTCGGCCAAGACATGACCGAACAACTCGTGCTGGCGGCGCTTACCGCCGCGATCCGCTCACGTGGCCCGGGCGCTGGGCTGATCCACCACACCGATCGGGGCGGCCAGTACGCGGGCGCCGAGTACCGGGCCGTGCTGCGACGCGCCGAGATGCGTCAGAGCATGAGCCGCGCCGGAGACTGCTACGACAACGCCTTCATGGAATCTTGCTTCGGGACCTTCAAGACCGAACTCGAAATGACCGAGTACCAAGACCATGCCGAGGCGCGTGGCGAGATCGCCAGCTACGTCGCCTACTACAACCTCGAAAGAAAGCACTCCGCTCTCAGCTACCTCTCTCCCCACCAATTCGAGAACATCAAACGGCCGGCCAATTAA
- a CDS encoding uracil-DNA glycosylase: MPRALVQRLEDLLAAGVSHVPRPPAAAQAPPLAAPTPRPAAEYTAARAASPAQTEPRPEAAATGGDSVAPADAASLSVLQAQVSGCTRCGELARTRTQTVFGVGNPEARLCFLGEAPGADEDRTGEPFVGKAGQLLTKIIEACGMTRDEVYILNVLKCRPPGNRNPLPEESHNCRPFLLGQFDLIRPEFVCCLGAVAAQNLLETTTTIGRLRGQMHDWRGVKVACTYHPAYLLRNPAAKADTWEDMKRLMAAMGRPVA; encoded by the coding sequence ATGCCTCGCGCGCTCGTACAACGCCTGGAAGACCTCCTAGCGGCCGGTGTGAGCCACGTGCCAAGGCCCCCCGCCGCGGCCCAGGCGCCCCCGTTAGCGGCCCCTACGCCGCGGCCCGCCGCAGAGTACACCGCCGCCCGGGCGGCCTCCCCGGCACAAACCGAGCCCCGGCCGGAGGCCGCGGCGACTGGTGGCGACAGCGTGGCGCCGGCCGACGCGGCTTCGCTGTCGGTCCTGCAGGCCCAGGTGAGCGGCTGCACGCGGTGCGGCGAGCTGGCCCGCACACGCACGCAGACGGTGTTTGGGGTCGGTAATCCAGAAGCAAGGCTGTGCTTCCTGGGCGAAGCGCCGGGGGCCGACGAGGACCGCACCGGCGAGCCGTTTGTAGGCAAGGCCGGGCAACTTCTGACGAAGATCATTGAGGCCTGCGGGATGACGCGGGACGAGGTGTACATCCTCAACGTGCTAAAGTGCCGGCCCCCAGGGAATCGCAACCCGCTCCCCGAGGAGTCTCACAATTGCCGCCCCTTCCTGTTGGGACAGTTCGACCTGATCCGTCCGGAGTTTGTCTGCTGCCTGGGCGCCGTGGCCGCCCAGAACCTGCTGGAGACCACCACCACCATCGGGCGGCTGCGGGGCCAAATGCACGACTGGCGGGGCGTGAAGGTGGCGTGCACGTACCACCCGGCCTACCTGCTGCGGAATCCGGCCGCCAAGGCCGACACGTGGGAGGACATGAAGCGTCTGATGGCCGCCATGGGCAGGCCGGTGGCCTAG
- a CDS encoding DUF1580 domain-containing protein, which translates to MLPVSAGDQLLPVATAIERAIGYRPHGSTCTRWTRRGVGGAKLPVAYVGGRPKTTVAAVLEFVNRLSTDADASA; encoded by the coding sequence ATGCTTCCTGTTTCTGCCGGCGACCAGCTTCTGCCCGTCGCAACCGCCATCGAGCGGGCGATCGGATACCGCCCCCACGGATCGACGTGCACGCGCTGGACGCGGCGCGGCGTGGGGGGGGCGAAATTGCCCGTCGCCTACGTCGGCGGCCGACCCAAAACTACCGTCGCAGCGGTGCTGGAGTTCGTCAACCGGCTTTCCACCGACGCGGACGCGAGCGCGTAG
- the rfbB gene encoding dTDP-glucose 4,6-dehydratase encodes MAGVRDGVSGGPRLLVTGGCGFVGRALVRRALAERGARVLNLDLMTYAARREPAADCRLVEGDIADGVLVSRLIDEFRPTAIVNLAAESHVDRSIVGPDPFVHTNIVGVHVLLKSALDHFRRLDAEGQRRFRFVQVSTDEVYGSIDPPGRFTEDSPYRPNSPYAASKAAGDCLVRAYHQTYGLPTVTTHGSNNYGVGQHPEKLIPKMICQALAGGPLPIYGDGRQVRDWLHVDDHCEAIWQALEQGGPGEHYNIGAGCELTNLEVVDEVCDAVDRLRPRSAGASTRQQIAFVADRPGHDRRYAVDSSKASTQLGWRPRRTFAEGLKEIVLAEIAQPSAQ; translated from the coding sequence ATGGCGGGCGTTCGCGACGGGGTTAGCGGCGGCCCCCGCCTGCTGGTGACGGGGGGCTGCGGGTTCGTCGGCCGGGCGCTGGTGCGCCGGGCGTTGGCGGAGCGCGGCGCACGCGTGCTGAACCTGGACCTGATGACGTACGCAGCGCGGCGCGAACCCGCCGCCGACTGCCGCCTGGTAGAAGGCGACATCGCCGACGGCGTGCTTGTCTCGCGGCTCATCGACGAGTTCCGGCCGACGGCGATCGTTAACCTGGCGGCCGAGTCGCACGTCGACCGCTCGATCGTGGGGCCCGACCCCTTCGTCCACACGAACATCGTGGGGGTCCACGTCCTGCTCAAGAGCGCCCTCGACCACTTCCGGCGCCTGGACGCCGAGGGCCAACGCCGGTTCCGCTTCGTGCAGGTGTCGACCGACGAAGTGTATGGCTCGATCGATCCGCCGGGCCGGTTCACCGAAGACTCCCCCTACCGGCCCAACTCGCCGTACGCCGCCTCGAAGGCCGCAGGGGACTGCTTGGTGCGTGCGTACCATCAGACGTACGGGCTGCCGACCGTCACGACGCACGGGTCGAACAACTACGGCGTCGGCCAGCACCCGGAGAAGCTCATCCCGAAAATGATCTGCCAGGCGCTGGCGGGCGGGCCGCTGCCGATCTATGGCGACGGGCGGCAGGTCCGCGACTGGCTGCACGTCGACGACCACTGCGAGGCGATCTGGCAGGCGCTCGAGCAAGGCGGGCCGGGAGAGCACTACAACATCGGCGCCGGGTGCGAGCTGACGAACCTGGAAGTAGTGGACGAGGTCTGCGACGCCGTCGACCGGCTGCGGCCCCGCAGCGCCGGCGCGAGCACGCGCCAGCAGATCGCGTTTGTCGCCGATCGCCCCGGGCACGACCGCCGCTATGCGGTCGATTCTAGCAAAGCTAGCACGCAGCTCGGGTGGCGCCCCCGGCGCACGTTTGCCGAGGGATTGAAAGAGATTGTGCTCGCAGAAATAGCCCAACCTAGCGCCCAATAG
- a CDS encoding DegT/DnrJ/EryC1/StrS family aminotransferase encodes MEGPITTPVYEPEIGEREKEYVNRCLDTGWVSARGEFVDRFEQEFAAYVGCEHGVSVSNGTTALHLALLALGIGPGDEVIVPTLTYVASANAVAYTGATPVFVDSLPGTWAMDPDDVRRVITTRTRAIMPVHLYGCPCDMTALMGIAQQHGLLVVEDCAEAIGTKVNDRHVGTFGDLAIFSFYGNKTITTGEGGMVVTNSPNLAERCRHLKGQGLAHAREYWHDVVGYNYRMTNICAAIGCAQLERIEETLARKAAVAAEYRRLLADRYEFQAEPAGAVHSHWMVSLLVDRAGDRNALRANLRAAGVETRPLFYPVHTMPMYVRSYRRTPVADDLGSRGVNLPSFPGLSQTEIAKIGRVLRRETPMRAAA; translated from the coding sequence ATGGAAGGCCCCATCACCACGCCGGTCTACGAGCCGGAGATCGGCGAGCGGGAAAAAGAGTACGTGAACCGCTGCCTCGACACGGGCTGGGTCTCTGCGCGGGGCGAGTTTGTCGACCGCTTCGAGCAAGAGTTCGCCGCCTACGTCGGCTGCGAGCACGGCGTGAGCGTGTCGAACGGCACCACCGCCCTGCACCTGGCGCTGCTGGCGCTAGGGATCGGGCCGGGCGACGAGGTGATCGTCCCCACGCTCACCTACGTGGCGTCCGCAAACGCGGTCGCTTACACCGGCGCCACGCCCGTGTTTGTCGACTCGCTCCCCGGCACATGGGCGATGGACCCCGACGACGTGCGGCGGGTGATCACCACACGTACGCGCGCCATCATGCCCGTGCACCTGTACGGCTGCCCCTGCGACATGACGGCGCTGATGGGGATCGCCCAGCAGCACGGCCTGCTGGTGGTGGAAGACTGCGCAGAGGCGATCGGCACAAAGGTAAACGACCGGCACGTCGGCACGTTTGGCGATCTGGCGATCTTTAGCTTCTACGGCAACAAGACCATCACCACGGGCGAGGGGGGGATGGTCGTCACCAACAGCCCCAACCTCGCCGAGCGGTGCCGCCACCTGAAAGGCCAGGGGCTCGCCCACGCACGCGAATACTGGCACGACGTGGTCGGCTACAACTACCGGATGACCAACATCTGCGCCGCGATCGGGTGCGCGCAGCTTGAGCGCATCGAAGAGACGCTGGCCCGCAAGGCCGCCGTGGCGGCCGAGTACCGCCGGCTGCTGGCGGACCGGTATGAATTCCAGGCGGAACCCGCGGGCGCCGTCCATTCGCACTGGATGGTGAGCCTGCTGGTCGATCGCGCCGGCGACCGCAACGCCCTCCGCGCCAACCTACGCGCAGCCGGTGTAGAGACGCGGCCGCTGTTCTACCCGGTCCACACGATGCCGATGTACGTCCGCAGCTACCGCCGCACGCCGGTGGCGGACGACCTGGGGAGCCGAGGGGTGAACCTGCCGAGCTTCCCGGGGCTAAGCCAAACGGAGATCGCCAAGATCGGCCGCGTGCTGCGTCGCGAGACGCCGATGCGGGCCGCTGCCTGA